In a genomic window of Mucilaginibacter sp. KACC 22063:
- a CDS encoding TonB-dependent receptor domain-containing protein encodes MNTRTLLKFLTFIFLLTTVFAVKAQTGGTVAGKLVDASTGQILDFATVALIRKTDNQPAKSMQTDLQGNFKLTGIPDGVYLFRATFVGYISFTKDTLNIKGGNTVNLGAIKMRPSKGVLKEVTVTAQRSQIQLSTDKKVFSVEQSLVSQGGSATDLLSNVPSVQVDVDGNINLRGSSNVRILINGKPSALTGANLTDILQSIPASSIENIEVITNPSSKYDAEGQSGIINIVLKRNAQTGFNGSVSATAGTQHTYNGSVNLNYQNKLINVYANYSYRKGRRIGNGTSQTNTIDSLKRAFNQYQVNDQEFRINSNNIRSGIDFSLDPKTTLSFSNNINIRSYDRFQTGGTTVSSPLYNQTINRNNTSTGNGNNLDFNLDFSHKYKKPQEELTANVGYSTSKNNNTDNLNTAYDYSTGSFTDYSLLQNNYTIGRQHNVNLQADFVLPLNHNNRLEMGYRSTFNKNDNNYLVDTLNNATNIFVPADTLSNHFVYNEQVHAAYTNYQQSFGKFSIQGGVRLEEALINTTTTTLGQDEKHKQDYFRVYPSLFLTEKLTDNQTLQLSYSRRVSRPRDRQISPFLDRSDRQNYQQGNPFLKPEDTHSFELSYINYWKALTLTSSLYYRLTYDNIQQIQSNYDPSGIISLTKFENLKNASNAGYELIAKLSPSSKIDLTGNVNVYYRNIEGDPTLRVASTSGYAWNANLTANFKPVSKLGIQLRGDYQGPQVIAQGRMKSMYGLDGGLRYDITKTLNFSANARDIFNTRKFRSVRTYGDAESSTVQSSDRRWATRIVLFTLAYRFGSNTPAGRQRQQRRQDQQQDQESIPDDAQPGNGGGSQQGQGARPATGGQVRAPR; translated from the coding sequence ATGAATACCCGTACCCTATTAAAGTTCTTAACATTTATTTTTCTACTCACTACAGTTTTTGCAGTAAAGGCACAAACAGGTGGCACCGTTGCAGGTAAGCTTGTTGATGCCTCTACCGGGCAGATACTTGATTTTGCTACAGTAGCGTTAATCCGTAAAACAGATAATCAGCCTGCTAAAAGTATGCAAACAGATTTGCAGGGCAACTTTAAGCTTACCGGCATTCCTGATGGTGTATACCTTTTCCGCGCCACCTTTGTAGGCTATATTTCATTCACAAAAGATACGCTAAACATAAAAGGTGGCAACACCGTAAATCTTGGTGCTATAAAAATGCGCCCTTCAAAAGGTGTATTAAAAGAAGTAACTGTAACAGCACAACGCAGCCAGATACAGTTAAGTACCGATAAAAAAGTATTTAGCGTTGAACAGAGCCTGGTAAGCCAGGGCGGTTCAGCTACAGACCTGCTCAGCAATGTGCCATCGGTACAGGTCGACGTTGATGGTAACATTAACCTGCGTGGCTCAAGCAATGTGCGTATCCTGATCAACGGAAAACCATCAGCCTTAACAGGTGCAAACCTTACCGATATCTTACAGTCCATCCCGGCAAGCTCAATCGAAAATATCGAAGTAATTACTAATCCGTCGTCAAAATATGACGCCGAAGGGCAATCGGGCATTATCAATATCGTTTTAAAACGTAATGCACAAACGGGCTTCAATGGCTCGGTATCGGCAACTGCGGGCACACAGCATACCTACAATGGCTCGGTAAACCTTAACTATCAAAACAAATTGATTAACGTTTACGCCAACTACAGCTACCGTAAAGGCCGCCGTATTGGTAACGGCACCAGCCAAACTAATACCATTGATAGCTTAAAGCGTGCGTTTAACCAATACCAGGTAAACGATCAGGAATTCAGGATCAACTCAAATAATATCCGTAGCGGCATTGATTTTTCGCTTGACCCAAAAACTACTCTAAGTTTTTCAAATAACATCAACATCCGTAGTTACGACCGTTTTCAAACGGGTGGAACTACCGTTAGCAGTCCGCTGTATAATCAAACTATTAACCGTAACAACACCAGTACAGGCAACGGTAATAACCTCGACTTTAACCTTGATTTCAGCCACAAATACAAAAAGCCGCAGGAAGAGTTAACAGCTAACGTTGGTTACTCAACCAGTAAAAACAACAATACAGATAACCTGAATACGGCATATGATTACAGCACCGGTAGTTTTACAGATTATTCGTTACTGCAAAATAACTATACCATAGGCCGGCAGCATAACGTCAATCTTCAGGCAGATTTTGTATTGCCATTAAACCATAACAACCGCCTTGAAATGGGCTATCGCAGTACCTTTAACAAGAATGATAATAACTACCTTGTTGATACGCTGAATAATGCCACCAATATTTTTGTCCCTGCCGATACACTGAGCAACCACTTTGTTTATAATGAGCAGGTTCATGCCGCTTATACTAACTATCAGCAAAGCTTTGGCAAGTTTAGCATACAGGGTGGGGTGCGTTTAGAAGAAGCGCTGATCAATACCACAACCACCACGCTTGGCCAGGACGAAAAGCACAAACAGGACTATTTCCGTGTTTACCCAAGCTTGTTCTTAACCGAAAAGCTTACGGATAACCAGACCTTGCAATTGAGCTACAGCCGCCGTGTAAGCCGTCCGCGCGACAGGCAGATCTCTCCTTTTCTTGACCGCAGCGACCGTCAGAATTATCAGCAGGGTAACCCTTTCCTTAAGCCGGAAGACACCCACTCGTTTGAGTTAAGTTATATCAATTACTGGAAAGCGCTGACCTTAACATCATCGCTGTATTATCGCCTTACCTATGATAACATTCAGCAGATCCAAAGCAATTATGATCCGTCGGGTATCATCAGCTTAACCAAATTCGAAAATCTTAAAAATGCGTCTAACGCAGGTTACGAACTGATTGCAAAATTAAGCCCATCATCAAAGATAGACCTTACAGGTAACGTTAACGTTTATTACCGTAACATCGAGGGCGACCCGACATTAAGGGTGGCATCAACTTCTGGTTATGCATGGAATGCTAACTTAACGGCAAATTTTAAGCCCGTATCAAAATTGGGGATCCAGTTACGCGGCGACTATCAGGGGCCGCAGGTGATTGCGCAGGGCCGTATGAAATCAATGTACGGGCTTGATGGCGGTTTAAGGTATGATATCACCAAGACGTTGAACTTTAGTGCAAACGCACGGGATATTTTTAACACCAGGAAATTCAGGTCGGTAAGAACGTATGGCGATGCGGAAAGCAGTACCGTACAATCGTCAGACCGCCGTTGGGCAACGCGTATTGTGTTGTTTACGCTGGCATATCGTTTCGGATCAAACACCCCGGCAGGCCGCCAGCGCCAGCAGCGCCGCCAGGATCAGCAGCAAGATCAGGAAAGTATACCTGATGATGCACAGCCGGGCAACGGTGGCGGCTCGCAACAGGGACAAGGCGCCCGCCCGGCAACCGGCGGACAGGTACGTGCCCCGAGATAA